GCGGCCCGGCGCACGGCGTAAGCGGTACGTATCAGGCCATCGAACGGCCTTCGTTCCTGGCTTACACATGGAGTTGGGACACCACCGACGGCACGCCGCCGCGCACCACGCTCATCGAGGTCACCCTGACCGATAAGGATGGCGGCACCCAGCTGCACATGCGTCACACCGGGTTCCCCGATGCCGCCAAGCGCGACGATCACTATCAGGGCTGGACCTCCGTGTTCAATCATCTGGTGGATTACCTCGACCCCGATGGCACCGCCGCCAACATCGTGGTGGTGGGCAGCGAAATCAGCCCGTACGTACGCGCCGTGCGCATCGCGCTGGCGGAGAAGGGCGTGGCCTATACGCTCAACCCTGAGCGCCCGCATTCGCCCGAGGTGGATGCCGTGCATCCCTTCGGCCGCATTCCGGCGATGTACGACGGCCCGCTGGAGTTCTACGAGGCGCGCGCCATCCTGCGGTACATCGACGAAGCGTTTGATGGCCCTGCGTTGTTTCCTGTGGCCGGCGTGACCTCGCGTGCGCGTGCGGAGCAGTGGTACAGCGTGATGGACGACTACGGCTACGACGCCATCATCAAGCGCTGCGCACTGCCGTACCTGTTCCCCGCAACGGCGGACAAGCAACCGGATCGCACCATCATCGACAAGGCGTTGCCGGATATCGTGCGCGTGCTGGATACGCTGGAAGCCGCGTATGGCGGACGCGACTACCTGGTGGGCAACGCACCGTGCATGGCGGATTTCCTGACGGCGCCGCTGCTGTACACGCTGTCGAAATTGCCGGAAGGCCCCGCGATGTTGGCCAACTACCCCAACGTGCAGCACGCACAGGCGGTGATGCAGGCGCGGCCCAGCTTCATCGCGGCCGAGCCGGATCTCGCGGGCAAGGCCGAGGCATCCAACGTCACGCCGCTGCGCAAGGCTAGCGCGGCATAACCGGCAACGAAGCGGAGCAGCGCCCACCATGGCGTTGCTCCGCGTGATTCGATCCTCAGGTCGCTTCGCGACTCGGTCGCCGCACGACCACGATGCCCAGCCACAGCAGCCACACCGACTGCGCCGCGAACAGCATCTGCATGCCGTGCAGGTGCAGCGTGAGCAGGCCGGAGAACAATGCCACCAGCGTGCCAGCCCCAAGCACCACGCCGGCAATGCCCGCGGCACGGGCCAGGGGTTCCAGCGAGAGCAGATCCAGCGCCAACATCACGATGCCGATCGACGTTGCTGCCTCACCCGCCAGGATCAGTGTCTGGTTCAGCGTGGCCGCAAAGCGCACCAGCTGCTCCATGGTCACCAGGTGCATGGCGTCATCGTGCGGATACATGGCCGGTGCCGTCACCACGAAGCCATCCACCAGCGCCGCGCCGATCACGCCGATGGCGCCCAGCACTAGCATCAGCGCCGCTGCCCGGGGCAGGCCGCGCCGCAGGTCGCGAGCCTGCAGCCAGCTGAGCTGCGCATAGAGCAGCGCGCACTGCATCAGGATCAGCGCGCCATGCACCAGCCGGGAGTGCAGGGTCACGGCCACCAGCTGTTGCTGCAGCGCCTGCACATCGTGCGCCTGCGTGGTGGGATGGTGCGCCAGCACCAGCATGCCCAGCAGGGGCAGGCCGATCAGCAGCATGCCGGCGGGGCGAAGCCCCTGGATGCGGACAGCGTCATGAATGGCAGTCATGGAAGACTCGTATGATGGGTGTCGCAACACGGTACGCAGGGCCGTTTCCCGGTTGCCGGACAAAGCGGGCGGGTCTGTCCGGTTAGCCGGCCAGCGAACGCCGCACCGGGCATCAGCAAACACGCGACACGCCGGGAGGGGCGGGTGGATCAACGCATCGAGCGCAGCAAGTCGGCCTTGCGGATGGCGGTATTCCAGCTGCTGCAGCAACAGCCGTACGAGGCGATCACCGTCGACGACATCGCGCGTCGCGCCGGTGTGGCGCGCTCCACCTTCTACGTGCATTTCGAAGACAAGGAAGAACTGCTGCGCGCCAGCCTGGCCGCGCCTTTCGACCTGCTCTCGCAAGTGGTGGCCGATCCGGTGCCGCAAAAAGTCATCGTGGCGGCGCTGGCGCACATGCTGCACGTTCGTGAGGCCGGCGTGGCGATGCTTCAGGGTGGTGCGCGGCCGGTCATTGCACGTACCCTTGCCACGCATCTCGAAACCCGGCTTGGCGCGCGTGGCCTGCATCGCCCCGGCCGGCTGCTGCTGCCGTTTGCCATGTTCAGCCACATGTTGGCGGACGCCATCCTCGCCGGCATCAGCGAATGGCTGCAGGCGGAGCGGCCCATGTCGCCAGAGGAACTGGCGCGCGTGTTGGCGCGCCAGGCGACTGCGCTTATCGACGCATCGCGCGCGGGCTAAGAGTCGCTAACAATGCCTGGTAGCGTGACCGTGCTGCAGCATTTCAAGGCCCCTCAGCGTCATCCCCGCGAAAGCGGGGATCCAGTGTCTTTAATGCGCTGACAGAAACCCAAAGTCACTGGATCCCCGCTTTCGCGGGGATGACGCTGAGGCAGGACTGTTGCTTTGAGGTTTTGTTAGCCGCTCTAAGTCGGTTAGGCGGCCACTTCGCTCGCCGCCACTGCCAGCCCCGACACCACACCCAGCGACGGGTCGCCGTGCACCAGTGGAATCTCGGGGAAGCACGCCTGCACGCGCGCCTTCACCTGCGGCGAGCGGGACGTGCCGCCGGTCAGGAACAGGCTGGCGGGCAAGGTGGTCAGGTCGCCACGCACGGTGGTGAGCGTGCGTTCCAGCAGGCTGAGGAACGGCTCGAGGGCGGCATCCAGATCGTCGCGCGTGGCCTCCACGGCCAGGCCGGGCTCGATGAAATCCAGCGGGGCGCGGTGTTCCGTGGTGCCGCTCAGGGTGATCTTGGTCCGCTCGGCGGTCTGATTCAGGCGCGTGGTGGCGCCCAGTTCCTGCAGGGCGCGCAGTCGCGGGCCGTAGGGTGCTGCAACCAGGCGGTAATTCTGTTTGCGGAACTCGCGCTGCTTGGGCAGGTTGTACACGCTGGCCGCTTCCACGAACTGGTGCTGCGGCACGCGCACGATGTCCTTGCCCATCAGCGGCATGAAGCTGTGCAGGCTCACGCCCACGTCCAGGTCCGTACCGCCCTTGGGCAGGCCCCAGTTGCGCGCAATCAGCGGCATGGCGTGGCCGCCCAGCTCCGCGTGCGTCACGTCGGTGGTGCCGCCGCCGATATCCACGATCAGTGCGTGCTGACGCTCGGCCAGGCTCTTGTGGTAATGCATGGCCGCCGCGGCGGGCTCTTCCAGAAAGCTCACTTCATCAAAGCCAGCCACGGACGCCGCTTCGCGCAGAATCTCGATGGCCTGCTCCGAACCGGCCGCACCCATGGAGCTGCGGAACTCCACCGGCCGGCCGATCACCGCGCCACGCACCGGCTGGCCAAACTGGCGGCTGGCGGTAAGGCGGATGTGTTCAAGGATGTGCGTGGCGATATGCACGATCACCTTGCGCACCTGCGGATCCAGCCGGAAGCCGAACATCGACTTCGGCGATTCGATCAGGTTGCCGCCACCGCTTTCCAGATAACCCTCCACCGCTTCCTCGCCAAACAGCGCGTGCTGGAAACTGGTGACGGTGCTGGTGGCCGCGCGGGCGCGGTCCTCCAGCCACTGGCGACGCACCACGCGCAACGCATCGCGGCGCAGCTCTTCATCCGAACGGGAAATCTCCAGGCCCGCCGCAGCCTGTCGGCGCAGTTCAGCGCGGGCGGAACGGATATGCGTTTCCAGCTGCGCTTCCAGCTCCGGCGTCAGCTCGAACTCGTTCGGGTCGGGCACCAGCTCCGGGAAATACACCGCCGTGCGGAACTGCTCCGCTTCGCCGAAACGAACCAGGATGAGTTCACCATCGATGATGGCGGCCGCCGCCGAATAGCTGGTGCCGAAGTCGATGCCGATGTGCATAAAAGGGCCACGCGCGTATGGGCAATCAACCATTATCTCAGGTCTTGCCCCGGCTTGCCTGAAGAGGGATCCGGCGGCCTCTGGCCAGCCATTTTCCCCACAGAGCGACGGAATTTCACGTCAGGCAAGCCGGGCGCGTACGTAATCATCCATCGCGGCAAACACATTCTGACGGAGAAGCCGGACGCACCGCCAAGGGGTGCCCCGATTTCCGGCCGATGGGTGCACTTCTAGCCTGTATCCCACCATCGCGCCGCAGAAGCGCACGAGATCCGGTGCGCTACCGGGGCTGCGGCGTGATGGTGCCATCCCTGAGGCATTGCAGCACGCAAGAGCCCTGCAGGGTCGATCCGGAAAGGTTTGATGGTGCGTGAATCGACTGCGGCATCGCTGCGGTCAGTCGGCGCTGGTGACATAGGGATGATGGGCTGTGAAGGAATGGCGTCGATATCCGTTTCGGTGGCATGGCGCGTGCACCGCGCTGGTGCTGTGCCTGCAGCACACATCAGTCATGGCGCAGACCGTCGACACCGCGAATCAGGAGCTGTTGCGCCAGCAAGAGCGCGAACGCGCCCTGCGGGAACAGCAGGAAGCCACGCCGGACGTTCGTCTTCCCGCGCAGGCGCAGCCCGCCGTGGGCCGGATTCCCCGCGACGAGGCTCCCTGCTTTCCGATCAGCAGCATCCGCCTGGATGGAGAACTGGCCACGCAGTTCCAGTGGGCCTTGAAGGCCGTCAACGCAGTCGGTGACGTCGCTACCGGGCGCTGCCTCGGCACCGAGGGCATCAACGTGGTGATGAAGCGTGCCCAGAACGCCATGGTGGCGCGTGGTTACGTCACCACGCGCGTCCTGGCCAAGCCGCAAGACCTGCGTGCAGGCGTACTGACGTTGACGGTTGTTCCCGGTCGCATCCATGCCGTTCGTTTTGCGCCCGGTGTCGATGCCCGCGCCACCTCCTGGCGCGATGCGCTGCCGGCGCGTCCCGGCGACCTGCTCAACCTGCGCGACATCGAGCAGGCGCTGGAAAACTTCAAGCGCGTGCCCACCGTCGAGGCGGACATCAAGATCGCGCCCGCCGAAGGCGAAGGCACCCGGCCCGGTGACAGCGACCTGCTCATCGTGTGGAAGCAGTCGTCACCTGCGCGCATGGCCGTGACGCTCGATGACTCGGGCAGCAAGGCGACCGGCAAACTGCAGGGCGGCGTCACGCTGTCGCTGGACAACCTGTTGACCTGGAACGACCTGTTCTACGCCAACCTCGGGCACGACGTGTTCGACGGTGATCACAAGGGCACGCGCAGCTACACCCTGCATTACGACGTGCCTTACGGGTACTGGCAACTCGGTGGTACGGCCAGCGCCTACACCTATCACCAGACCGTCGCAGGCTACGCAGAGAACTACGTCTACAGCGGCACCAGCCACAACGCCGACCTGCGCCTGAGTCGCATGCTCTATCGCAACGCCACCATCAAGGCGGGCGCCTACGCGCGTGCCTGGGAGCGCGACTCCAACAACTTCATCGATGACACCGAAGTCGTGGTGCAGCGCCGTCGGCAGGGTGGCTGGGAAGCCGGTTTCACCTACAGGCAGTTCATCGGTGCGGCCGTTCTGGATGCCAACGCCGCCTATCGCCGTGGCACGGGCGCATTCAACGCGATGCCCGCGCCCGAAGAACAGTTCGGGGAGGGCACCTCGCGCACCAAGCTGGTCACGGCAGATGCGCAGCTCACCGTGCCGTTCCAGCTGGGTGACCAACGCCTTCGCTACATCGGTAGCTGGCGCGCCCAGTGGAACCAGACACCGCTGGTCCCCCAAGACCGTTTTGCCATCGGCGGTCGCTACACCGTTCGCGGTTTTGACGGCGAGCTGCAGCTCACCGGTGATCACGGCTGGCTGGTCCGAAACGACCTCGGCTGGACCGTCTTCCGTGGCCAGGAACTCTACCTGGGGCTGGACGTGGGCCACGTGGGCGGACCGCCCACGCAGTGGGAGCTGGGCCAGACCCTGGCGGGTGCAGTCATCGGCCTGCGCGGCGGTTGGCTGGGCCTGGCGTGGGACGTGTTTGCCGGCGCACCCATCAGCAAGCCGCATGGCTTCCAGACGGCCAACCCGGCCGCCGGTTTCAGCCTCAGCTGGTCGTACTGACGCACGTCAGTGCCGTGCACCTCTCCTCATATGGCTTGAACGACTTCACCAAGGAACCATCGGATGAACAAGCATCTCTATCGCCTGGTATGGAACCGCGCCCTCGGCCTGCTGCAGGTGGTGTCCGAGCTTGCGCGGCGATCAATGGGCGGAGCACCGACGCAAGAGGGAGCGTCAACGGCGACTGTGCGTCCGGTGAGTTTCGGCCTGTGGCTGGCCTTCGGCTGGATTGGGCTTGCGTCGTTCGCCAGCGCTCAGATTGCGACGGACAGGCAGGCACCGGGCAACCAGCGCCCCACGGTGACGGGCGCGCCGAACGCAGCGCCGCTGATCAATATCACCACGCCCAGCAAGGCGGGCGTTTCGGTGAACAAGTACAGCGCGTTCAACGTGGACGGCAACGGCGCCGTGCTCAACAATTCGCGCACGCCCACGCAGACGCAACTGGCCGGCACCGTCGCGGGCAATCCGTGGCTCGCCACCGGTACCGCCAAGGTCATCCTCAACGAGGTGACGGGCAGTAACCCGGCGACTTTGAATGGCTTCGTTGAAGTGGCGGGTGACCGTGCACAGGTGGTCATCGCCTCGCCGGCGGGCATCGCCTGCGATGGCTGCGGCTTCATCAATGCCAATCGCGTGACCTTGACCACCGGCACGCCGGTGTTGAATGGCGGCGCGTTGGAGGGCTATCGCGTGGCGCGCGGCGTCATCCAGGTGAATGGCAACGGCATGGATGCAAGCCGTGCCGATTACGCCGACCTGATCGCCCGCTCGATGCAGATCAACGCCAGCGTCTGGGCACCGCAACTGGCCGTCAGCACCGGCACCAACGAGGTCAGTGCGGACCACGCCACGGTCACCCCCATCGCCACGACAGGGTCGGCCGGTGACAAGCCGGCCTTTGCACTCGACGTCAGCGCACTGGGCGGCATGTACGCCAACAAGATCTTGCTGCTTGGCACCGAGCAGGGCCTGGGTGTGCGCAACGCCGGCACCATCGGCGCATCCGCGGGCGAGTTGCGCGTCACCGTGGATGGCCGTATCGAGAACACCGGCGCACTGCAATCGCAAACGGACACGCAGATCCATGCCAACGGAGGGCTGGCCAACAGCGGCACCCTCAGCGCCGCGCGTGAGCTTTCCATCACCACTGCGCAGGATGTCGACAACCGCGGCGGCGCGCTCAACGCCGCACGCGTGGCCGTCGATGCCGGCTCCTTGCGCAACGCGGGTGGCACCATCGCGCAAACCGGCCCGCAGGCGATGTCCCTGCAGGCGGGCGCGCTCTCCAATGCGGGTGGTCGTATCGGCGTTCCGGAAACCGATAGGGCTGCCGGCGGCGGCACACCGGATGTGCCGGGTGCCGGCGGTGCAACGAACACGGATCGCGGGCCTGCGACCACCGACGGCAACGACCCCGCGCAACAAACCCAACGGCCCAGCCTCCCATCGGTCGTCCCGCTCGCCGACGGCGTGCTGCACATCGCCGGCCTGCTCGACAACGACGGTGGACAGATCCGTGCCGCCTCCGGCTTCGACCTCACCACCGCCGCCGGCCTTGCCAATGACGGTGGCCAGCTCAGCCTTCACCAGCTCACCCTCAGCCAGGGCAACCTCAGCAACCGTGATGGCCAGCTGACCATCGATGGCGCGGCGAGCGTGCATGCCGATGCCATTGCCAACGATGGAGGCACGCTGACCTTCAACGGCCCGCTTACGCTGGACGCGCAATCGCTATCCAATCGCCAGGGCACGTTGAATCAGCTGGATACACAGAACAC
The nucleotide sequence above comes from Dyella telluris. Encoded proteins:
- a CDS encoding SRPBCC domain-containing protein; translation: MNTQAATFELEMTRFIRAPREKVFEAFTDEAAMAVWHCPRGLYVQEVSADARVGGRYRIALAGKGGPAHGVSGTYQAIERPSFLAYTWSWDTTDGTPPRTTLIEVTLTDKDGGTQLHMRHTGFPDAAKRDDHYQGWTSVFNHLVDYLDPDGTAANIVVVGSEISPYVRAVRIALAEKGVAYTLNPERPHSPEVDAVHPFGRIPAMYDGPLEFYEARAILRYIDEAFDGPALFPVAGVTSRARAEQWYSVMDDYGYDAIIKRCALPYLFPATADKQPDRTIIDKALPDIVRVLDTLEAAYGGRDYLVGNAPCMADFLTAPLLYTLSKLPEGPAMLANYPNVQHAQAVMQARPSFIAAEPDLAGKAEASNVTPLRKASAA
- a CDS encoding TetR/AcrR family transcriptional regulator encodes the protein MDQRIERSKSALRMAVFQLLQQQPYEAITVDDIARRAGVARSTFYVHFEDKEELLRASLAAPFDLLSQVVADPVPQKVIVAALAHMLHVREAGVAMLQGGARPVIARTLATHLETRLGARGLHRPGRLLLPFAMFSHMLADAILAGISEWLQAERPMSPEELARVLARQATALIDASRAG
- a CDS encoding Hsp70 family protein; the protein is MHIGIDFGTSYSAAAAIIDGELILVRFGEAEQFRTAVYFPELVPDPNEFELTPELEAQLETHIRSARAELRRQAAAGLEISRSDEELRRDALRVVRRQWLEDRARAATSTVTSFQHALFGEEAVEGYLESGGGNLIESPKSMFGFRLDPQVRKVIVHIATHILEHIRLTASRQFGQPVRGAVIGRPVEFRSSMGAAGSEQAIEILREAASVAGFDEVSFLEEPAAAAMHYHKSLAERQHALIVDIGGGTTDVTHAELGGHAMPLIARNWGLPKGGTDLDVGVSLHSFMPLMGKDIVRVPQHQFVEAASVYNLPKQREFRKQNYRLVAAPYGPRLRALQELGATTRLNQTAERTKITLSGTTEHRAPLDFIEPGLAVEATRDDLDAALEPFLSLLERTLTTVRGDLTTLPASLFLTGGTSRSPQVKARVQACFPEIPLVHGDPSLGVVSGLAVAASEVAA
- a CDS encoding ShlB/FhaC/HecB family hemolysin secretion/activation protein; this encodes MAQTVDTANQELLRQQERERALREQQEATPDVRLPAQAQPAVGRIPRDEAPCFPISSIRLDGELATQFQWALKAVNAVGDVATGRCLGTEGINVVMKRAQNAMVARGYVTTRVLAKPQDLRAGVLTLTVVPGRIHAVRFAPGVDARATSWRDALPARPGDLLNLRDIEQALENFKRVPTVEADIKIAPAEGEGTRPGDSDLLIVWKQSSPARMAVTLDDSGSKATGKLQGGVTLSLDNLLTWNDLFYANLGHDVFDGDHKGTRSYTLHYDVPYGYWQLGGTASAYTYHQTVAGYAENYVYSGTSHNADLRLSRMLYRNATIKAGAYARAWERDSNNFIDDTEVVVQRRRQGGWEAGFTYRQFIGAAVLDANAAYRRGTGAFNAMPAPEEQFGEGTSRTKLVTADAQLTVPFQLGDQRLRYIGSWRAQWNQTPLVPQDRFAIGGRYTVRGFDGELQLTGDHGWLVRNDLGWTVFRGQELYLGLDVGHVGGPPTQWELGQTLAGAVIGLRGGWLGLAWDVFAGAPISKPHGFQTANPAAGFSLSWSY
- a CDS encoding filamentous hemagglutinin N-terminal domain-containing protein, with protein sequence MNKHLYRLVWNRALGLLQVVSELARRSMGGAPTQEGASTATVRPVSFGLWLAFGWIGLASFASAQIATDRQAPGNQRPTVTGAPNAAPLINITTPSKAGVSVNKYSAFNVDGNGAVLNNSRTPTQTQLAGTVAGNPWLATGTAKVILNEVTGSNPATLNGFVEVAGDRAQVVIASPAGIACDGCGFINANRVTLTTGTPVLNGGALEGYRVARGVIQVNGNGMDASRADYADLIARSMQINASVWAPQLAVSTGTNEVSADHATVTPIATTGSAGDKPAFALDVSALGGMYANKILLLGTEQGLGVRNAGTIGASAGELRVTVDGRIENTGALQSQTDTQIHANGGLANSGTLSAARELSITTAQDVDNRGGALNAARVAVDAGSLRNAGGTIAQTGPQAMSLQAGALSNAGGRIGVPETDRAAGGGTPDVPGAGGATNTDRGPATTDGNDPAQQTQRPSLPSVVPLADGVLHIAGLLDNDGGQIRAASGFDLTTAAGLANDGGQLSLHQLTLSQGNLSNRDGQLTIDGAASVHADAIANDGGTLTFNGPLTLDAQSLSNRQGTLNQLDTQNTVLTVAGTLDNTGGLLASNAAQLSVTSGTLVNEGGTLQHTGTQGFSLRAGPWLGAGGTVTTAGAAILDAGQVDHQGATLTATQITLNASQFDNRGGHVIALGDDANAIHVSGTLDNGAGGPSGVGGTLHSNGDFNLSARTLGNASGHIEHAGLGGLTIDTDTLAGAGGSIASNGTLQLTGNTIDLGSGKTFAQQVRIKAGSFLHAGGELTTLGSTPLTLDVSGALDNTRGSIVTNGALWLHAGALSNIGGTLTAAGDAPTDIAVTGRFDNTLGTVATKGAATVHAHDLINRGGSVRAIGLSREGAGTASQLTIITDGLLDNSAGGTLASDGDLTVSASTLDNTRGSIQHVGQGKASIAATTLNGTGGTLASNGALTLTGGAINLRDGKTTAQNISVNAHALTTAGGTLSALGDSPLSFNVRGAFDNTGGKVATNGALKLQSQSLINTDGSFTAAGNGATCDPRLTAWLPWLLASPSEDARERLIHRSGAGWAASFGIPLRGVWGLSRFLRACSWWCYVQTRNVDAQRVCMAAMRGVG